A segment of the Fusarium musae strain F31 chromosome 2, whole genome shotgun sequence genome:
CTCTATGGTGGTATGTCTCAATTCAACTACATGTATGCGCACATAGGCCACTAACAAGGGCAGATTGGTACCACAACACGGGCGTTATCATTTTTGCTTGCATCTCCTCCTGGCTCGTTGCTGTCTTTGGCGGCGGCCTCGGctggatcatcatcattatgGCGTTTTGCTCGACCTACTACCGAACGTCCCTGCGACGAGTGCGACGTAATTTCCGAGACGACATAACCCGCGAGATGGCTCTTAAAAAGCTCGAGAACGACAACGAGTCCCTCGAATGGATCAATTCATTCATGGTCAAATTCTGGCCTATTTATCAGCCCGTTCTTGCTCAGACCATCATCAATTCAGTCGATCAAGTTTTGAGCTCTGCTACCCCCTCATTCTTGGAcagtctcaagctcaagacctTTACTCTAGGCAGCAAGCCTCCTCGTATGGAACACGTCAAAACTTACCCCAAGACTGAGGATGACATTGTTATGATGGACTGGAAGTTCAGTTTCACCCCCAACGACACCGCCGATATGACTTCGCGCCAGCTTTCAAGCAAGATCAATCCCAAGGTTGTCCTTGAGATCCGCATTGGCAAGGCCATGATCAGCAAGGGTCTCGACGTCATCGTTGAGGATATGGCTTTCTCCGGTATCATGcgcctcaagatcaagctgcAAATTCCCTTCCCTCACATTGACCGTGTTGAAATGTGCTTCCTGGAGCGACCAACAATCGACTACGTCTGCAAGCCCCTCGGCGGTGATAACTTCGGTTTCGATATCAACTTCATTCCTGGTCTCGAGAAGTTCATCCTGGAACAGATTCATGGCAACTTGGCCCCGATGATGTACGCACCCAAGGTCTTCCCCATTGAGGTCGCGAAGATGCTAGCTGGCTCTCCCGTTGACCAGGCTATCGGTGTCGTGGCAGTGACTCTCCATGGTGCTCAGGGTCTGAAAAACACCGACAACTTTGGTGGAACGGTTGATCCTTATGCCTGCTTGAGCCTGAACCGACGCCAGGAGCTTGCCCGAACTAAAGTTGTTCATGACAATTCCAACCCCAGGTGGAACGAAACCCACTACATCATTGTTACCTCATTCAACGACTCGCTGGACATGCAAATATTCGACCACAATGATTTCCGCAAGTCAAAAGAACTGGGCgttgcttcttttcctctaGAAAGTGTCGAGGAGCTCAATGTTCATGAAAATCAGCGGTTGGAGGTCATCTCTGATGGCAAGGCTCGCGGTGTTGTTTCGTGCGACGTTCGCTTCTTTCCTGTCCTTGAAACCATCAAGAACGCTGAGGGACAAGATGAACCTCCGCCTCCATCCAACCAAGGTATCCTTCGATTTACTGTGGAACAGGCCAAGGATCTGGATGGTACCAAGAGCCTTGTAGGATCTCTCAACCCTTACGCGGTTATGTTCTTAAATGGTAAAGAAGTCCACCAAaccaagaagttgaagcgTACCAACAACCCTATCTGGGACAATGGGTCTAAGGAGATTCTAATCACGGACCGGAAAAAGGCTAAGCTTGGTCTTACAATCAAGGATGACCGTGATCTCGCTGGAGACCAAGTCCTCGGAAAGTACcagatcaagcttgatgagatgcttGAATGTATGGAACAAGGTAAAGAATGGTATAACCTACATGGGGCTCAGACTGGTCgtgtcaagatgatggcacAGTGGAGACCTGTCGCTATCTCTGGCGTGGCCAGCACTGGTGGCTATGTCACGCCCATCGGTGTGATGCGTCTCCATTTCAAAAAGGCTACTGATCTACGAAACTTTGAGGCATTCGGCAAATCGGATCCCTACACTCGAATTCTGCTCTCTGGTATTGAAAAAGCAAGGACTGTCACCTTCCGCAACGATCTCAATCCTGAATGGGACGAGGTACTTTACGTGCCCATCCATTCTGCTCGCGATAGACTTGCTTTGGAAGTAATGGATACAGAAAAGGTTGGCAAGGACCGTAGTCTGGGAATGGTCGAAGTCTTCGCCGCCGACTATGTCGCACAGGACGAGACTGGGGAGTACCTTGTCAACGACAAGAAACAGCTCCGCGAGGATGGTCTGCGTCTGCATGGCAAGGGTATCGCCAAAGGAGTTCTGCATTACACTGTTGCCTTTTACCCCTGTCTCAATGTCGCTGATCCTGAGGAGGAaaatgaagaggagaaagaaaaggagaaggagaagggttcagagaaggacaaggattCCTCCTCCGGTGAAGAACAATCACCCAATCCTCAGAGATCCAGCGAAGCTGGTAAATTCAACGCCAGCCTGGATAAGCCAAAGGAGAACCAATTGGAACCGCCCACGCCCACAACTGTTGGACGCCCCTCGATCGAGGCGCCCAAGGGTCCCCGTAAAATCCGATTGTCTCCTGAGGAGCTTCTCAGGTATGAGAGTGGCCTGCTCATCTTCAGACTCATGGAGGCAGAGATGCCAGAAAGCCATGGACTGCTGGAGGTTCTTGTGGACGATATGGCATACCCGTCCTACGTCTCGTCAACTGCTCGCAGCAAGCACCACAAGTTTGAAGAGATTGGAGATTGCTTCATTCGTGAGCTTGACTTCTCCCGACTGACACTTCGGGCTCGGAAGAAGGGTGATGACCAAGATGATCTCATGGCCTCATTGGCTGGCAACACCCTGGAAACTCTCAAGCAGTGCCTGGTAAGACTGACGTTGGATTCCACTGTATAGGCATGAAAACTAACTAGTCTTTTTAGAATAACCCGACAACTCTGAAACTCAAGAGCGAAGATGGACGCCCCGCGAGTGTTAAGGTCAGCTTGAAGTACATCCCGGTTAAGATGCAGCTTGACCCGAGCGAGAGTATCAATAACATGGGTACACTACGcgttgatgttctcgatgcTACTGACCTTCCCTCAGCTGATCGCAATGGCAAGAGTGATCCTTACTGTAAATTCGAGCTCAATGGCCAGGAGATCCACAAGACCAAGGTTATAAAGAAGACTCTGAATCCCACATGGAATGAATACTTTGAGGTCAATGTGCCTTCGAGGACCGCAGCACAATTCAAACTCTCGGTTTGGGATTACGACTTCGCAGACAAACCCGACTTCTTGGGTGCTGCCGACATCAATCTCGAGTCTCTGGATCCTTTCAAGCCCTCAGAGACCAAGTACATACTTGATGGCAAATCGGGAAGCGTACGCATCCGACTCTTGTTCCGACCCAGCTATGTCCAGCGATCACGACAGGGTACATCCACTTTTGGCAACACTTTCTCGTCTACTCCTGGTCGTATCGTCACTGGTGTTGCCGGAGCGCCGCTCAAGGGTGGTGTAGCAGTCGCGGGAGTTGTTGGTCACGGCGTTGGTAAGGGAGCTTCGTTCCTCCGCCGTGGCATCTTTAACAAAAAGGACAATGGGGACATcatcgaagaagatggtgaggCGTTCGAACCTCAAGGCCTGAGCTCTAATGGTACCGCAAGCACCAATGGTGGGCTCCGCCGGTCACCTGCCATCAACGAAGAGGGCGCATCACCTGGTACTCGACCGTCTACAAGCAACGGCCATGCTCGGGCAAAGAGCATTGGACAGTCATCAGTCCACAGCGCTAATCCTGGAGCTGCACCAGCAGGCACTGCTTCCTTTACTGTGGTCGAAGCCACAGGATTCCCTCCTGCATCGGATCTGTATATCGTCATCACGCAGATCAACCCCAAGGAGAAGACAGTGGGCAAGACCAAGCACTTCAAGTCTACGAATGGTCAGTGGACCTTTGGCGATACATTCAAATTTCCATGCTCGCCCGACGCACAGTTCAAGATCGAAGCGAAGGGACAGCACACTTTCAGCAGTGACGATGATCTGGGCGAGCATGTTTACTTTGTGGACGAGTCAGGCTCATCTGCCGCCAAGGAACTCACAGTTGGCAGTGGAACAGTGACACTAAAGAGCAGTTTCCAACCAACAGAGTCTAACCTGGTTCCCGATAGTCCTAAAGCCCACCTTCGCCGAAGCTTCATGAGCAAGCGGGATGGGCGAACCAGTCGGGAAGTGACGCCAAACCCTTAAGCAGGAATGGTTCATTAGCTGGGTAATGACAGGGTATTTGATTTCACACGAGTCTTGATTAGCAATTGAGACCTGATACTTGATCTTTGCTTTCAAGtgcttgtttctttttgtttttcttttgtttaATTCAGAAGCAAATATTGGGAGGTAATATCTGGGCCGGCATTGAAGAAAGGAGACAATAGGTTCTTTGACGAATCGAGGAGGAAGCTCGACCAAGAGGCGCAGGACGTAAATCAGTATGTTTTACGTCTGTGAATTGGTGGGAGAGTCAATCAGTAAGAGCGATATCCCTTGATTAGTGGTTTTCTTTGGCGTATGGGGCAAGGAAGGGATTGAGGAACCTGGGAAACTTGGTCAGAGACGAAGAAGCGATCAATGAACgaataaagtactttttttctttccctttctaAATATGCATGTGTATATGTGTATATATATGTAGCATCCTGCCGAATCCTTTTCTTCAGATGTTGTACCTAAAGGCTTAAGATACCTTATTGTCTAAGGTACCTTCATACGTGAGCTGGGCTGTTGAGAGCCCTGATAATCAGGCATTCACAAGCAGCCCCGTCCCCCGCCCCGCCGCGGGCACCTCAGTCACAGGAATGggaataggtaggtacgtaCCGAAGTTGGAGGTGGCATTCAGTTGACGCGCGCAACGGAAGCTGCCTGAGCCTCAGCTTCCTTGTCTGGAGCTTCAATTCCCACTTCTACTGTACTTCCGCTTCGGCTCccgccttcatcatcttcatcatcatcatcatccacgcACGTcgacgtcaacgtcaacgtcaacaaTACCAGTCTAGATCACGAGCGAAATAACGAAGACATCACGACTAGGGAAAATACTCCTCTCCGCCTTTTGCACGCCACCGAAGCTAGGATTCCAGGCACACAGCTCgactcagctcagctcaaggACGAAGGATTACAAGACGATT
Coding sequences within it:
- a CDS encoding hypothetical protein (EggNog:ENOG41), translated to MSTAKEADELKQQGLVEAAADPQTNVTADDAQKKIVESSRNAGVAAFTFDPDASPEQKKAQANAAIPPELQQSRRPKGAAIITDVDDGTGPIEDLPEPSKEGVLDVARDEQGKPLADGTDPKAEEAPFSRTGWAPRLGWPIDDATEQESLLDHATWVEGQLPDTLYGDWYHNTGVIIFACISSWLVAVFGGGLGWIIIIMAFCSTYYRTSLRRVRRNFRDDITREMALKKLENDNESLEWINSFMVKFWPIYQPVLAQTIINSVDQVLSSATPSFLDSLKLKTFTLGSKPPRMEHVKTYPKTEDDIVMMDWKFSFTPNDTADMTSRQLSSKINPKVVLEIRIGKAMISKGLDVIVEDMAFSGIMRLKIKLQIPFPHIDRVEMCFLERPTIDYVCKPLGGDNFGFDINFIPGLEKFILEQIHGNLAPMMYAPKVFPIEVAKMLAGSPVDQAIGVVAVTLHGAQGLKNTDNFGGTVDPYACLSLNRRQELARTKVVHDNSNPRWNETHYIIVTSFNDSLDMQIFDHNDFRKSKELGVASFPLESVEELNVHENQRLEVISDGKARGVVSCDVRFFPVLETIKNAEGQDEPPPPSNQGILRFTVEQAKDLDGTKSLVGSLNPYAVMFLNGKEVHQTKKLKRTNNPIWDNGSKEILITDRKKAKLGLTIKDDRDLAGDQVLGKYQIKLDEMLECMEQGKEWYNLHGAQTGRVKMMAQWRPVAISGVASTGGYVTPIGVMRLHFKKATDLRNFEAFGKSDPYTRILLSGIEKARTVTFRNDLNPEWDEVLYVPIHSARDRLALEVMDTEKVGKDRSLGMVEVFAADYVAQDETGEYLVNDKKQLREDGLRLHGKGIAKGVLHYTVAFYPCLNVADPEEENEEEKEKEKEKGSEKDKDSSSGEEQSPNPQRSSEAGKFNASLDKPKENQLEPPTPTTVGRPSIEAPKGPRKIRLSPEELLRYESGLLIFRLMEAEMPESHGLLEVLVDDMAYPSYVSSTARSKHHKFEEIGDCFIRELDFSRLTLRARKKGDDQDDLMASLAGNTLETLKQCLNNPTTLKLKSEDGRPASVKVSLKYIPVKMQLDPSESINNMGTLRVDVLDATDLPSADRNGKSDPYCKFELNGQEIHKTKVIKKTLNPTWNEYFEVNVPSRTAAQFKLSVWDYDFADKPDFLGAADINLESLDPFKPSETKYILDGKSGSVRIRLLFRPSYVQRSRQGTSTFGNTFSSTPGRIVTGVAGAPLKGGVAVAGVVGHGVGKGASFLRRGIFNKKDNGDIIEEDGEAFEPQGLSSNGTASTNGGLRRSPAINEEGASPGTRPSTSNGHARAKSIGQSSVHSANPGAAPAGTASFTVVEATGFPPASDLYIVITQINPKEKTVGKTKHFKSTNGQWTFGDTFKFPCSPDAQFKIEAKGQHTFSSDDDLGEHVYFVDESGSSAAKELTVGSGTVTLKSSFQPTESNLVPDSPKAHLRRSFMSKRDGRTSREVTPNP